One genomic region from Papaver somniferum cultivar HN1 unplaced genomic scaffold, ASM357369v1 unplaced-scaffold_24, whole genome shotgun sequence encodes:
- the LOC113340919 gene encoding uncharacterized protein LOC113340919 isoform X4, whose translation MRELRQGVRRGRSATKAAIEEVQRSLADQGSASVVRRTRSSIKNNKQKPEVEQPQHDGHKSVQFTLRMVLDEEKDPGLETRCFDEIRENVVEMEDYLDAEENMETGNAPAAEALEEEEEEEEANRTPTPYEALTAKKPYLEKGLRRQTRLLHESSRSYEMDGETREGSVPLAAPECEVTDHNCEMYDHKHKGSVPIDIPECETAKDVVVDSNNSKQKKKDKVAPTSKEAPVGIAEDEMHRTTRLLGKRKASGTIVAEQPNMEDHLIEAPEEFELRGAEKLVSQRTFFQKPKRLGLALKIADKLQEQRMLMENKRQEERMSCLRVEDQLLNPQNKVSRLEETLANIMQSKPKRQALKIADKLHEQRQSLKIADKLHEQQKLIENKWQEERLSRLRMEDQLLNTQNTVSRLEHMLANFMQNGKAPTSISNKHPLKNCENSRKDLASVSTMLPTNNNKDLGVEPASTSTLVPVYNNGNLGKRVTSASNRVPTNNIEYSGKGPALTSSRVPISNKEKLGNSPASSSDRANSNNYEPSTSGRSQSMIWRNDEENLPVVQVNPSRHVARSVKDSNVSPFQRFYNSASQRLTGSIPFISVPVDAVVFGTEMELYLELDDVRYMCHMEDSSENCVVAYIKNLYDILVERGIQHKYGFINPASVKAAKDADLSKIITSRLMNTNCEWVFIPVNPEGAHWLLVAINMVAMSCYWLDPSGLPARFNIKPFVTFGLKGLQKDGVKRSSPIWYNVKCPKQKHSMESGFYIMMFMREIIDEPNMFTKTEPFSKSTYEQDEIDEVRLEWIQTVDAYL comes from the exons ATGAGAGAGTTGCGTCAAGGAGTTCGAAGAGGTCGTTCAGCAACAAAAGCAGCAATTGAAGAAGTACAGAGAAGTCTAGCTGATCAAGGTAGTGCATCGGTGGTTCGAAGAACAAGGTCGTCGATTAAGAATAACAAACAAAAACCAGAAGTAGAGCAGCCACAACACGATGGTCATAAATCAGTTCAATTTACACTGCGGATGGTGTTGGATGAAGAAAAAGATCCTGGGCTAGAAACTAGGTGTTTTGATGAAATTCGTGAGAATGTCGTTGAGATGGAGGATTATCTTGATGCTGAAGAAAATATGGAAACAGGCAATGCTCCTGCAGCTGAAGcactggaggaggaggaggaggaggaggaagcaaATAGGACTCCTACTCCCTATGAG GCTCTTACTGCCAAGAAGCCATATTTGGAGAAGGGACTGCGGAGGCAAAC AAGACTGCTTCACGAATCATCAAGAAGCTATGAGATGGATGGCGAAACACGGGAAGGATCTGTTCCTCTTGCTGCTCCAGAGTGTGAAGTTACAGACCACAACTGTGAGATGTACGATCACAAACACAAAGGATCAGTTCCTATTGATATTCCAGAATGTGAAACTGCGAAGGATGTTGTG GTTGATAGCAACAACAGTaaacagaagaagaaagataaGGTGGCTCCTACTTCCAAG GAGGCACCTGTGGGTATAGCAGAGGATGAGATGCATAGGACAACAAGATTATTAGGCAAAAGAAAAG CCTCGGGAACCATCGTCGCCGAGCAACCCAACATGGAAGATCACCTTATAGAAGCACCTGAAGAATTTGAAT TAAGAGGCGCTGAAAAGCTTGTAAGTCAACGCACCTTCTTTCAGAAGCCTAAACGTCTAGGTCTAGCCCTTAAAATTGCTGATAAATTGCAAGAGCAACGAATGCTGATGGAGAACAAGCGGCAAGAAGAGAGAATGTCCTGCTTACGAGTGGAAGATCAACTCTTGAATCCTCAGAACAAGGTCTCACGGCTAGAGGAGACTCTGGCCAACATCATGCAAAGC AAGCCTAAACGTCAAGCCCTTAAAATTGCTGATAAATTGCATGAGCAACGTCAATCCCTTAAAATTGCTGATAAATTGCATGAGCAACAAAAGCTGATTGAGAACAAGTGGCAAGAAGAGAGATTGTCCCGTTTACGAATGGAAGATCAACTCTTGAATACTCAGAACACGGTCTCACGGTTAGAGCATATGCTGGCCAACTTCATGCAAAAC GGGAAGGCACCAACATCGATTTCTAACAAACACCCCTTAAAAAACTGTGAAAACTCG AGAAAGGATCTTGCCTCGGTGTCCACCATGCTCCCCACTAACAATAACAAAGATTTG GGGGTTGAGCCCGCATCAACATCAACTCTGGTCCCAGTATACAACAATGGGAATTTG GGAAAAAGGGTTACATCGGCTTCCAATAGAGTCCCCACAAACAACATAGAATACTCG GGGAAAGGACCTGCATTGACTTCCTCTAGGGTTCCCATAAGCAACAAGGAAAAATTG GGAAACTCTCCCGCGTCATCTTCTGATAGAGCCAATTCAAACAACTACGAACCTTCG ACATCAGGCAGATCTCAGTCTATGATTTGGAGAAATGATGAGGAAAACTTACCTGTTGTTCAAGTAAATCCATCAAGGCATGTCGCTAGATCTGTGAAG GATTCGAATGTCTCACCCTTCCAGAGGTTCTATAATAGCGCGTCTCAAAGATTGACCGGCAGCATTCCTTTCATATCAGTACCAGTAGATGCCGTGGTCTTTGGTACAGAAATGGAACTTTATCTTGAACTGGATGATGTTAGATATATGTGCCATATGGAAGATTCGTCTGAGAATTGCGTCGTGGCATACATTAA GAACCTCTACGATATATTAGTGGAGAGAGGGATACAACACAAATATGGATTTATAAACCCGGCATCAGTAAAAGCTGCAAAAGATGCTGATTTGTCAAAAATAATAACTTCAAGGTTGATGAATACAAATTGCGAATGGGTTTTCATTCCCGTCAATCCAGA GGGGGCACATTGGCTTCTTGTCGCAATAAATATGGTGGCTATGAGTTGCTATTGGCTGGACCCATCGGGGCTCCCAGCTCGATTCAACATCAAACCCTTCGTCACTTT TGGTCTGAAAGGCTTGCAAAAAGATGGAGTGAAGAGGTCATCACCAATTTGGTATAATGTCAAG TGTCCAAAACAGAAACATAGCATGGAATCTGGGTTTTACATAATGATGTTTATGAGGGAGATAATTGATGAGCCAAACATGTTTACAAAGACTGAG CCTTTCTCTAAATCTACGTATGAGCAGGATGAAATCGATGAAGTGAGACTTGAGTGGATTCAAACAGTAGATGCGTATCTTTAG
- the LOC113340919 gene encoding uncharacterized protein LOC113340919 isoform X3, with protein sequence MRELRQGVRRGRSATKAAIEEVQRSLADQGSASVVRRTRSSIKNNKQKPEVEQPQHDGHKSVQFTLRMVLDEEKDPGLETRCFDEIRENVVEMEDYLDAEENMETGNAPAAEALEEEEEEEEANRTPTPYEALTAKKPYLEKGLRRQTRLLHESSRSYEMDGETREGSVPLAAPECEVTDHNCEMYDHKHKGSVPIDIPECETAKDVVVDSNNSKQKKKDKVAPTSKEAPVGIAEDEMHRTTRLLGKRKASGTIVAEQPNMEDHLIEAPEEFELRGAEKLVSQRTFFQKPKRLGLALKIADKLQEQRMLMENKRQEERMSCLRVEDQLLNPQNKVSRLEETLANIMQSKPKRQALKIADKLHEQRQSLKIADKLHEQQKLIENKWQEERLSRLRMEDQLLNTQNTVSRLEHMLANFMQNGKAPTSISNKHPLKNCENSRKDLASVSTMLPTNNNKDLGKRVTSASNRVPTNNIEYSGKGPALTSSRVPISNKEKLGKGPASTSTRVHLKNNENLGNSPASSSDRANSNNYEPSTSGRSQSMIWRNDEENLPVVQVNPSRHVARSVKDSNVSPFQRFYNSASQRLTGSIPFISVPVDAVVFGTEMELYLELDDVRYMCHMEDSSENCVVAYIKNLYDILVERGIQHKYGFINPASVKAAKDADLSKIITSRLMNTNCEWVFIPVNPEGAHWLLVAINMVAMSCYWLDPSGLPARFNIKPFVTFGLKGLQKDGVKRSSPIWYNVKCPKQKHSMESGFYIMMFMREIIDEPNMFTKTEPFSKSTYEQDEIDEVRLEWIQTVDAYL encoded by the exons ATGAGAGAGTTGCGTCAAGGAGTTCGAAGAGGTCGTTCAGCAACAAAAGCAGCAATTGAAGAAGTACAGAGAAGTCTAGCTGATCAAGGTAGTGCATCGGTGGTTCGAAGAACAAGGTCGTCGATTAAGAATAACAAACAAAAACCAGAAGTAGAGCAGCCACAACACGATGGTCATAAATCAGTTCAATTTACACTGCGGATGGTGTTGGATGAAGAAAAAGATCCTGGGCTAGAAACTAGGTGTTTTGATGAAATTCGTGAGAATGTCGTTGAGATGGAGGATTATCTTGATGCTGAAGAAAATATGGAAACAGGCAATGCTCCTGCAGCTGAAGcactggaggaggaggaggaggaggaggaagcaaATAGGACTCCTACTCCCTATGAG GCTCTTACTGCCAAGAAGCCATATTTGGAGAAGGGACTGCGGAGGCAAAC AAGACTGCTTCACGAATCATCAAGAAGCTATGAGATGGATGGCGAAACACGGGAAGGATCTGTTCCTCTTGCTGCTCCAGAGTGTGAAGTTACAGACCACAACTGTGAGATGTACGATCACAAACACAAAGGATCAGTTCCTATTGATATTCCAGAATGTGAAACTGCGAAGGATGTTGTG GTTGATAGCAACAACAGTaaacagaagaagaaagataaGGTGGCTCCTACTTCCAAG GAGGCACCTGTGGGTATAGCAGAGGATGAGATGCATAGGACAACAAGATTATTAGGCAAAAGAAAAG CCTCGGGAACCATCGTCGCCGAGCAACCCAACATGGAAGATCACCTTATAGAAGCACCTGAAGAATTTGAAT TAAGAGGCGCTGAAAAGCTTGTAAGTCAACGCACCTTCTTTCAGAAGCCTAAACGTCTAGGTCTAGCCCTTAAAATTGCTGATAAATTGCAAGAGCAACGAATGCTGATGGAGAACAAGCGGCAAGAAGAGAGAATGTCCTGCTTACGAGTGGAAGATCAACTCTTGAATCCTCAGAACAAGGTCTCACGGCTAGAGGAGACTCTGGCCAACATCATGCAAAGC AAGCCTAAACGTCAAGCCCTTAAAATTGCTGATAAATTGCATGAGCAACGTCAATCCCTTAAAATTGCTGATAAATTGCATGAGCAACAAAAGCTGATTGAGAACAAGTGGCAAGAAGAGAGATTGTCCCGTTTACGAATGGAAGATCAACTCTTGAATACTCAGAACACGGTCTCACGGTTAGAGCATATGCTGGCCAACTTCATGCAAAAC GGGAAGGCACCAACATCGATTTCTAACAAACACCCCTTAAAAAACTGTGAAAACTCG AGAAAGGATCTTGCCTCGGTGTCCACCATGCTCCCCACTAACAATAACAAAGATTTG GGAAAAAGGGTTACATCGGCTTCCAATAGAGTCCCCACAAACAACATAGAATACTCG GGGAAAGGACCTGCATTGACTTCCTCTAGGGTTCCCATAAGCAACAAGGAAAAATTG GGGAAAGGGCCTGCATCGACTTCTACCAGGGTCCACCTAAAGAACAATGAAAATTTG GGAAACTCTCCCGCGTCATCTTCTGATAGAGCCAATTCAAACAACTACGAACCTTCG ACATCAGGCAGATCTCAGTCTATGATTTGGAGAAATGATGAGGAAAACTTACCTGTTGTTCAAGTAAATCCATCAAGGCATGTCGCTAGATCTGTGAAG GATTCGAATGTCTCACCCTTCCAGAGGTTCTATAATAGCGCGTCTCAAAGATTGACCGGCAGCATTCCTTTCATATCAGTACCAGTAGATGCCGTGGTCTTTGGTACAGAAATGGAACTTTATCTTGAACTGGATGATGTTAGATATATGTGCCATATGGAAGATTCGTCTGAGAATTGCGTCGTGGCATACATTAA GAACCTCTACGATATATTAGTGGAGAGAGGGATACAACACAAATATGGATTTATAAACCCGGCATCAGTAAAAGCTGCAAAAGATGCTGATTTGTCAAAAATAATAACTTCAAGGTTGATGAATACAAATTGCGAATGGGTTTTCATTCCCGTCAATCCAGA GGGGGCACATTGGCTTCTTGTCGCAATAAATATGGTGGCTATGAGTTGCTATTGGCTGGACCCATCGGGGCTCCCAGCTCGATTCAACATCAAACCCTTCGTCACTTT TGGTCTGAAAGGCTTGCAAAAAGATGGAGTGAAGAGGTCATCACCAATTTGGTATAATGTCAAG TGTCCAAAACAGAAACATAGCATGGAATCTGGGTTTTACATAATGATGTTTATGAGGGAGATAATTGATGAGCCAAACATGTTTACAAAGACTGAG CCTTTCTCTAAATCTACGTATGAGCAGGATGAAATCGATGAAGTGAGACTTGAGTGGATTCAAACAGTAGATGCGTATCTTTAG
- the LOC113340919 gene encoding uncharacterized protein LOC113340919 isoform X2 encodes MRELRQGVRRGRSATKAAIEEVQRSLADQGSASVVRRTRSSIKNNKQKPEVEQPQHDGHKSVQFTLRMVLDEEKDPGLETRCFDEIRENVVEMEDYLDAEENMETGNAPAAEALEEEEEEEEANRTPTPYEALTAKKPYLEKGLRRQTLLHESSRSYEMDGETREGSVPLAAPECEVTDHNCEMYDHKHKGSVPIDIPECETAKDVVVDSNNSKQKKKDKVAPTSKEAPVGIAEDEMHRTTRLLGKRKASGTIVAEQPNMEDHLIEAPEEFELRGAEKLVSQRTFFQKPKRLGLALKIADKLQEQRMLMENKRQEERMSCLRVEDQLLNPQNKVSRLEETLANIMQSKPKRQALKIADKLHEQRQSLKIADKLHEQQKLIENKWQEERLSRLRMEDQLLNTQNTVSRLEHMLANFMQNGKAPTSISNKHPLKNCENSRKDLASVSTMLPTNNNKDLGVEPASTSTLVPVYNNGNLGKRVTSASNRVPTNNIEYSGKGPALTSSRVPISNKEKLGKGPASTSTRVHLKNNENLGNSPASSSDRANSNNYEPSTSGRSQSMIWRNDEENLPVVQVNPSRHVARSVKDSNVSPFQRFYNSASQRLTGSIPFISVPVDAVVFGTEMELYLELDDVRYMCHMEDSSENCVVAYIKNLYDILVERGIQHKYGFINPASVKAAKDADLSKIITSRLMNTNCEWVFIPVNPEGAHWLLVAINMVAMSCYWLDPSGLPARFNIKPFVTFGLKGLQKDGVKRSSPIWYNVKCPKQKHSMESGFYIMMFMREIIDEPNMFTKTEPFSKSTYEQDEIDEVRLEWIQTVDAYL; translated from the exons ATGAGAGAGTTGCGTCAAGGAGTTCGAAGAGGTCGTTCAGCAACAAAAGCAGCAATTGAAGAAGTACAGAGAAGTCTAGCTGATCAAGGTAGTGCATCGGTGGTTCGAAGAACAAGGTCGTCGATTAAGAATAACAAACAAAAACCAGAAGTAGAGCAGCCACAACACGATGGTCATAAATCAGTTCAATTTACACTGCGGATGGTGTTGGATGAAGAAAAAGATCCTGGGCTAGAAACTAGGTGTTTTGATGAAATTCGTGAGAATGTCGTTGAGATGGAGGATTATCTTGATGCTGAAGAAAATATGGAAACAGGCAATGCTCCTGCAGCTGAAGcactggaggaggaggaggaggaggaggaagcaaATAGGACTCCTACTCCCTATGAG GCTCTTACTGCCAAGAAGCCATATTTGGAGAAGGGACTGCGGAGGCAAAC ACTGCTTCACGAATCATCAAGAAGCTATGAGATGGATGGCGAAACACGGGAAGGATCTGTTCCTCTTGCTGCTCCAGAGTGTGAAGTTACAGACCACAACTGTGAGATGTACGATCACAAACACAAAGGATCAGTTCCTATTGATATTCCAGAATGTGAAACTGCGAAGGATGTTGTG GTTGATAGCAACAACAGTaaacagaagaagaaagataaGGTGGCTCCTACTTCCAAG GAGGCACCTGTGGGTATAGCAGAGGATGAGATGCATAGGACAACAAGATTATTAGGCAAAAGAAAAG CCTCGGGAACCATCGTCGCCGAGCAACCCAACATGGAAGATCACCTTATAGAAGCACCTGAAGAATTTGAAT TAAGAGGCGCTGAAAAGCTTGTAAGTCAACGCACCTTCTTTCAGAAGCCTAAACGTCTAGGTCTAGCCCTTAAAATTGCTGATAAATTGCAAGAGCAACGAATGCTGATGGAGAACAAGCGGCAAGAAGAGAGAATGTCCTGCTTACGAGTGGAAGATCAACTCTTGAATCCTCAGAACAAGGTCTCACGGCTAGAGGAGACTCTGGCCAACATCATGCAAAGC AAGCCTAAACGTCAAGCCCTTAAAATTGCTGATAAATTGCATGAGCAACGTCAATCCCTTAAAATTGCTGATAAATTGCATGAGCAACAAAAGCTGATTGAGAACAAGTGGCAAGAAGAGAGATTGTCCCGTTTACGAATGGAAGATCAACTCTTGAATACTCAGAACACGGTCTCACGGTTAGAGCATATGCTGGCCAACTTCATGCAAAAC GGGAAGGCACCAACATCGATTTCTAACAAACACCCCTTAAAAAACTGTGAAAACTCG AGAAAGGATCTTGCCTCGGTGTCCACCATGCTCCCCACTAACAATAACAAAGATTTG GGGGTTGAGCCCGCATCAACATCAACTCTGGTCCCAGTATACAACAATGGGAATTTG GGAAAAAGGGTTACATCGGCTTCCAATAGAGTCCCCACAAACAACATAGAATACTCG GGGAAAGGACCTGCATTGACTTCCTCTAGGGTTCCCATAAGCAACAAGGAAAAATTG GGGAAAGGGCCTGCATCGACTTCTACCAGGGTCCACCTAAAGAACAATGAAAATTTG GGAAACTCTCCCGCGTCATCTTCTGATAGAGCCAATTCAAACAACTACGAACCTTCG ACATCAGGCAGATCTCAGTCTATGATTTGGAGAAATGATGAGGAAAACTTACCTGTTGTTCAAGTAAATCCATCAAGGCATGTCGCTAGATCTGTGAAG GATTCGAATGTCTCACCCTTCCAGAGGTTCTATAATAGCGCGTCTCAAAGATTGACCGGCAGCATTCCTTTCATATCAGTACCAGTAGATGCCGTGGTCTTTGGTACAGAAATGGAACTTTATCTTGAACTGGATGATGTTAGATATATGTGCCATATGGAAGATTCGTCTGAGAATTGCGTCGTGGCATACATTAA GAACCTCTACGATATATTAGTGGAGAGAGGGATACAACACAAATATGGATTTATAAACCCGGCATCAGTAAAAGCTGCAAAAGATGCTGATTTGTCAAAAATAATAACTTCAAGGTTGATGAATACAAATTGCGAATGGGTTTTCATTCCCGTCAATCCAGA GGGGGCACATTGGCTTCTTGTCGCAATAAATATGGTGGCTATGAGTTGCTATTGGCTGGACCCATCGGGGCTCCCAGCTCGATTCAACATCAAACCCTTCGTCACTTT TGGTCTGAAAGGCTTGCAAAAAGATGGAGTGAAGAGGTCATCACCAATTTGGTATAATGTCAAG TGTCCAAAACAGAAACATAGCATGGAATCTGGGTTTTACATAATGATGTTTATGAGGGAGATAATTGATGAGCCAAACATGTTTACAAAGACTGAG CCTTTCTCTAAATCTACGTATGAGCAGGATGAAATCGATGAAGTGAGACTTGAGTGGATTCAAACAGTAGATGCGTATCTTTAG
- the LOC113340919 gene encoding uncharacterized protein LOC113340919 isoform X1, with protein sequence MRELRQGVRRGRSATKAAIEEVQRSLADQGSASVVRRTRSSIKNNKQKPEVEQPQHDGHKSVQFTLRMVLDEEKDPGLETRCFDEIRENVVEMEDYLDAEENMETGNAPAAEALEEEEEEEEANRTPTPYEALTAKKPYLEKGLRRQTRLLHESSRSYEMDGETREGSVPLAAPECEVTDHNCEMYDHKHKGSVPIDIPECETAKDVVVDSNNSKQKKKDKVAPTSKEAPVGIAEDEMHRTTRLLGKRKASGTIVAEQPNMEDHLIEAPEEFELRGAEKLVSQRTFFQKPKRLGLALKIADKLQEQRMLMENKRQEERMSCLRVEDQLLNPQNKVSRLEETLANIMQSKPKRQALKIADKLHEQRQSLKIADKLHEQQKLIENKWQEERLSRLRMEDQLLNTQNTVSRLEHMLANFMQNGKAPTSISNKHPLKNCENSRKDLASVSTMLPTNNNKDLGVEPASTSTLVPVYNNGNLGKRVTSASNRVPTNNIEYSGKGPALTSSRVPISNKEKLGKGPASTSTRVHLKNNENLGNSPASSSDRANSNNYEPSTSGRSQSMIWRNDEENLPVVQVNPSRHVARSVKDSNVSPFQRFYNSASQRLTGSIPFISVPVDAVVFGTEMELYLELDDVRYMCHMEDSSENCVVAYIKNLYDILVERGIQHKYGFINPASVKAAKDADLSKIITSRLMNTNCEWVFIPVNPEGAHWLLVAINMVAMSCYWLDPSGLPARFNIKPFVTFGLKGLQKDGVKRSSPIWYNVKCPKQKHSMESGFYIMMFMREIIDEPNMFTKTEPFSKSTYEQDEIDEVRLEWIQTVDAYL encoded by the exons ATGAGAGAGTTGCGTCAAGGAGTTCGAAGAGGTCGTTCAGCAACAAAAGCAGCAATTGAAGAAGTACAGAGAAGTCTAGCTGATCAAGGTAGTGCATCGGTGGTTCGAAGAACAAGGTCGTCGATTAAGAATAACAAACAAAAACCAGAAGTAGAGCAGCCACAACACGATGGTCATAAATCAGTTCAATTTACACTGCGGATGGTGTTGGATGAAGAAAAAGATCCTGGGCTAGAAACTAGGTGTTTTGATGAAATTCGTGAGAATGTCGTTGAGATGGAGGATTATCTTGATGCTGAAGAAAATATGGAAACAGGCAATGCTCCTGCAGCTGAAGcactggaggaggaggaggaggaggaggaagcaaATAGGACTCCTACTCCCTATGAG GCTCTTACTGCCAAGAAGCCATATTTGGAGAAGGGACTGCGGAGGCAAAC AAGACTGCTTCACGAATCATCAAGAAGCTATGAGATGGATGGCGAAACACGGGAAGGATCTGTTCCTCTTGCTGCTCCAGAGTGTGAAGTTACAGACCACAACTGTGAGATGTACGATCACAAACACAAAGGATCAGTTCCTATTGATATTCCAGAATGTGAAACTGCGAAGGATGTTGTG GTTGATAGCAACAACAGTaaacagaagaagaaagataaGGTGGCTCCTACTTCCAAG GAGGCACCTGTGGGTATAGCAGAGGATGAGATGCATAGGACAACAAGATTATTAGGCAAAAGAAAAG CCTCGGGAACCATCGTCGCCGAGCAACCCAACATGGAAGATCACCTTATAGAAGCACCTGAAGAATTTGAAT TAAGAGGCGCTGAAAAGCTTGTAAGTCAACGCACCTTCTTTCAGAAGCCTAAACGTCTAGGTCTAGCCCTTAAAATTGCTGATAAATTGCAAGAGCAACGAATGCTGATGGAGAACAAGCGGCAAGAAGAGAGAATGTCCTGCTTACGAGTGGAAGATCAACTCTTGAATCCTCAGAACAAGGTCTCACGGCTAGAGGAGACTCTGGCCAACATCATGCAAAGC AAGCCTAAACGTCAAGCCCTTAAAATTGCTGATAAATTGCATGAGCAACGTCAATCCCTTAAAATTGCTGATAAATTGCATGAGCAACAAAAGCTGATTGAGAACAAGTGGCAAGAAGAGAGATTGTCCCGTTTACGAATGGAAGATCAACTCTTGAATACTCAGAACACGGTCTCACGGTTAGAGCATATGCTGGCCAACTTCATGCAAAAC GGGAAGGCACCAACATCGATTTCTAACAAACACCCCTTAAAAAACTGTGAAAACTCG AGAAAGGATCTTGCCTCGGTGTCCACCATGCTCCCCACTAACAATAACAAAGATTTG GGGGTTGAGCCCGCATCAACATCAACTCTGGTCCCAGTATACAACAATGGGAATTTG GGAAAAAGGGTTACATCGGCTTCCAATAGAGTCCCCACAAACAACATAGAATACTCG GGGAAAGGACCTGCATTGACTTCCTCTAGGGTTCCCATAAGCAACAAGGAAAAATTG GGGAAAGGGCCTGCATCGACTTCTACCAGGGTCCACCTAAAGAACAATGAAAATTTG GGAAACTCTCCCGCGTCATCTTCTGATAGAGCCAATTCAAACAACTACGAACCTTCG ACATCAGGCAGATCTCAGTCTATGATTTGGAGAAATGATGAGGAAAACTTACCTGTTGTTCAAGTAAATCCATCAAGGCATGTCGCTAGATCTGTGAAG GATTCGAATGTCTCACCCTTCCAGAGGTTCTATAATAGCGCGTCTCAAAGATTGACCGGCAGCATTCCTTTCATATCAGTACCAGTAGATGCCGTGGTCTTTGGTACAGAAATGGAACTTTATCTTGAACTGGATGATGTTAGATATATGTGCCATATGGAAGATTCGTCTGAGAATTGCGTCGTGGCATACATTAA GAACCTCTACGATATATTAGTGGAGAGAGGGATACAACACAAATATGGATTTATAAACCCGGCATCAGTAAAAGCTGCAAAAGATGCTGATTTGTCAAAAATAATAACTTCAAGGTTGATGAATACAAATTGCGAATGGGTTTTCATTCCCGTCAATCCAGA GGGGGCACATTGGCTTCTTGTCGCAATAAATATGGTGGCTATGAGTTGCTATTGGCTGGACCCATCGGGGCTCCCAGCTCGATTCAACATCAAACCCTTCGTCACTTT TGGTCTGAAAGGCTTGCAAAAAGATGGAGTGAAGAGGTCATCACCAATTTGGTATAATGTCAAG TGTCCAAAACAGAAACATAGCATGGAATCTGGGTTTTACATAATGATGTTTATGAGGGAGATAATTGATGAGCCAAACATGTTTACAAAGACTGAG CCTTTCTCTAAATCTACGTATGAGCAGGATGAAATCGATGAAGTGAGACTTGAGTGGATTCAAACAGTAGATGCGTATCTTTAG